The Tenuifilum thalassicum genome includes the window GATTCGAAGTACAATAAATAAAAATAGAATCCTTTTCAAACACTAAATCTCTTAGATAAACTTCATTATCTTCGTAGTAATAAATAGAATCTTTTACCTTTTCGTGTTAAATAAAATATTATAATTATTGTAAGGATCTCCCATTCTTACATTATCAATATAAACATCAGTCATTTTGTAATTGACTTGTGAATATAAATTGAAAGTTGATGTGAAAAGAATGGATATAACTATAACTCTAAAAAATCTTGTTCCCATAGTTATCAAATTTAGTTGTAAAATAATTAATAGGATTTACACGGTTAAACCTTGATATTTTCCCTTTATATATGGTTATGTGGAGATGGTACTGCCAAGGAGAAATTTTTGAAGCGATATTACCTGAGTTGCCAGAATATCCAATAATAGCACCTGCTTCTATTAATTTCCCTTCTAAATCTTTCTTATAAGAAGAAAGATGACCATAGCAAACAAATATTTCTTGATTTGTAAAACTTAAATTATGACACTCTTTTGACGATGCTATAATTACATAATAGCCAAGAGTTTGCGAATAACCGCTATGATAAATTCCTTTAAAAATTGAAAATACTGGAGTTCCAATATCTGCTGCTAAATCTATACCATCATGTACTTTATTTTTCCCAGAAATATGTGGGAAATTTTTAATATTCTCTTCCCATATGTCGCAGTTTTGTTTTTCCTTATTATTAGTATATCTAACACAGCCATATGTTCCTCCTATCCTATTATTTGGATTATTAGGGTCGGTTCCTTGAATCTCCATATTGACCAATGGATCACCTGGTAGTGGCTTTTCTCTATGTTGTTCATCCTCTTTTACGATTCCTAGCCCCTTCAGCCAAAGTGTTTTGGTTATTTCTATAAGGACTTTACCGAGTTTTTCTACCTGAATCACCAGTGATGGTTCGGGGTTGTTATCCTCATAGAAGGCTAAAACCAGATATTTTATATAAGTTTCTTCTATTCTTAAATGTTTTCTATTTTCTTCTTTCTCTAAATCAGAGATTTCAGCAACCTGTACTTTTTTTAAATTACTAATCGTACTCTTTTCGCTGTAAATTGCAACAGGGTATTCTACCCCGTCAATTTTGTACTTACCAACATATATTCCTTTTGTCGCTAAGTTCAAGGTGTCAATTTTTTTACCTCCACTTGCTTCCTTTATTTTAAGAATTATCCTCTCAACCACTTCATCGGATGAGGCGGTTCGAACTTTCCACTGATTTACCCATTCCTTATACTCCTTCTCACTATAGTTTAAATCTACATATTTAACTTCTGAGTTTCTTGCTTTAGCCTTATCAACCTTATCGATATAGGTATGATTGGTGCTATTGTTATTAGAAAACATATGGTTAAATAGTCTGGTGTGCTTTTCATCCAGTATAATCCATGAACCATCAAAAAAACTAGCCCCCTCCTCCATACCATCGAAGATCCCGGTGGTGGACTGGGGGTTGTGGATGAGGTCCCATTGTGTTTTGACTAGGGCGGTGTACCTGTCGGCTAGCGCCGGTGTGGTTGGGTAGTCCATAAGGTTGCCAGTTGTTCCTTGGGGTAAATATACAAAATTTTTATCACTGAAGGTGTGGCGGATCTGGTGGAAAATATGAGGAAGTTAGAGGAAGTTAAATGAAGTTAGAGGAATTTAAGAGAATGACACGGAATGATACGGAATGACACGGAAATATTCGGAATGATTCGGAAGAACCGTGTTTAGTTTTTGGTGTTTCGAAAATTAATAGTCCTGTGTACCTACCTTTAGATCCTTCGCTTCGCTCTGGATGACATGCCAAGCCTTAGAAGGTGTTGAGTGAAATGCAATTGTTTTATTCATATCTACATTTTTATGTAGACATTATTTAGGACGGGTCAACAACTAACTATTAACTATTAACGCTTAACGGTTAACACCTTTACCCGTCTTCGCCGGACTGAACCTTAAACCATGTGATTCTCTTTCTGTAGTCTATATGAATCCTCCTTCACTGTTTAAGATGTTAACCTTTAAATTTTTGGCTTAGAAAAATCTACTATACTAACACTTAAATTGATTTTACCAACTTGATATTCTGATACATAAATACACCAACAACATATTTTATCATTTTAAAGCTACAATTTGTTACTTTTGCATTAAAATTTTAATCATGATGAATAATATACAAGCATTAATAGAGAAGGCCTGGGACAATAAGGAACTACTTAAGGAACCAGAATACATACAGAGCGTTGAACATGTAATAGACCAGCTCGACAAAGGGCAACTTCGGGTTGCTGAGCCTACAAGTGAAGGATGGAAAGTGAATGAATGGGTGAAGAAAGCCGTGCTTATGTACTTTCCAATTCGTAAGATGGAAGTCCAAGAGGCAGGGATATTTGAGTTTCACGACAAAATTCCTCTAAAACGCAACTACAAGGATATTGAGGTTCGAGTTGTGCCCCATGCAGTGGCCCGATATGGAAGCTATTTGGCAAAGGGAGTTGTAATGATGCCTTCGTACGTTAATATAGGTGCGTACGTTGACGAGGGAACCATGGTAGACACATGGGCAACAGTTGGTTCTTGCGCTCAGATAGGTAAAGGGGTTCATCTTAGCGGAGGAGTTGGTATTGGGGGGGTGCTGGAGCCCGTTCAGGCTGCACCTGTAATCATTGAAGATGGCTGTTTTATTGGTTCGCGTTGTATCATAGTTGAGGGCGTGCATATTGGTCGAGAAGCAGTTCTTGGAGCTAATGTTGTGATTACTCAATCAACTAAAATAATAGATGTATCTGGAAATGAACCTTTAGAATATAAAGGTTATGTACCCGAACGTTCGGT containing:
- a CDS encoding M23 family metallopeptidase, translated to MDYPTTPALADRYTALVKTQWDLIHNPQSTTGIFDGMEEGASFFDGSWIILDEKHTRLFNHMFSNNNSTNHTYIDKVDKAKARNSEVKYVDLNYSEKEYKEWVNQWKVRTASSDEVVERIILKIKEASGGKKIDTLNLATKGIYVGKYKIDGVEYPVAIYSEKSTISNLKKVQVAEISDLEKEENRKHLRIEETYIKYLVLAFYEDNNPEPSLVIQVEKLGKVLIEITKTLWLKGLGIVKEDEQHREKPLPGDPLVNMEIQGTDPNNPNNRIGGTYGCVRYTNNKEKQNCDIWEENIKNFPHISGKNKVHDGIDLAADIGTPVFSIFKGIYHSGYSQTLGYYVIIASSKECHNLSFTNQEIFVCYGHLSSYKKDLEGKLIEAGAIIGYSGNSGNIASKISPWQYHLHITIYKGKISRFNRVNPINYFTTKFDNYGNKIF
- a CDS encoding 2,3,4,5-tetrahydropyridine-2,6-dicarboxylate N-succinyltransferase, with the protein product MMNNIQALIEKAWDNKELLKEPEYIQSVEHVIDQLDKGQLRVAEPTSEGWKVNEWVKKAVLMYFPIRKMEVQEAGIFEFHDKIPLKRNYKDIEVRVVPHAVARYGSYLAKGVVMMPSYVNIGAYVDEGTMVDTWATVGSCAQIGKGVHLSGGVGIGGVLEPVQAAPVIIEDGCFIGSRCIIVEGVHIGREAVLGANVVITQSTKIIDVSGNEPLEYKGYVPERSVVIPGSYTKKFPAGEYQVSCALIIGKRKKSTNLKTSLNNALRDFGVSV